The following proteins come from a genomic window of Paenibacillus swuensis:
- a CDS encoding helix-turn-helix domain-containing protein: MLNVLIVDDQQLEITGLRTFIPWEQLNLQLVAEANDGFTALDYIQDIPLDIVITDIKMPIMSGLELARRTKLIKPSIIFIFISGYEDFEYAKKAIQFSVEGYILKPIDYSELLETLGNAVKRIERERDFNLLKDQWGATRHIVTNNAIKQLFEGESDLGYIHEIKQRYDTQSAIHWRAAVLELDDVDLRLESTQPDEHQQLIKTTMSYLTTFLQKENYLNAVLENKRLGVLIPEQSNQATIEWLEHLIQEVAKHSAFTITVGLGNPVHELEAIKKSYEEANQALGQKMFNGKGRVLPFSTTQFNLESSQQILGSADDLLTQLFYAIQNYQLVDIYDLLEQLGTLILKLESRNSVYHFTIYVFGKVNDFLNEKNENIYDLLEWDFHDLDIIYQFETVQDLRDWLRKRMFQISELLHNKLAKRNKKLIEKVELYILEHYEEGITLKDLAKHFLYSPNHLGQMFKEETSMHFSDYILNLRLDRVKQLLDDPTMKIYEAADRLGFKNMTHFYRLFKKRFGFSPGDYRKKG, encoded by the coding sequence ATGCTTAATGTGTTAATCGTAGACGATCAGCAACTTGAAATCACAGGATTACGCACCTTCATCCCTTGGGAACAGCTTAATCTGCAGCTAGTGGCTGAAGCCAATGACGGGTTTACCGCGCTGGATTATATTCAGGACATACCCCTGGATATTGTCATAACGGACATCAAGATGCCGATTATGTCCGGCTTAGAGTTGGCTAGAAGAACCAAACTGATCAAGCCCTCCATTATCTTTATCTTTATTAGCGGTTACGAGGATTTCGAGTATGCCAAGAAGGCTATACAATTCAGCGTAGAAGGATATATTCTGAAACCGATCGATTATAGCGAGCTTCTTGAGACGCTGGGTAATGCCGTCAAGCGAATTGAGAGGGAACGAGACTTTAATCTCTTAAAGGATCAATGGGGCGCAACAAGGCATATTGTCACGAACAATGCCATAAAACAACTGTTTGAGGGCGAATCTGACTTGGGTTATATCCATGAAATTAAGCAACGATACGATACTCAGTCCGCAATCCACTGGAGAGCGGCGGTTCTGGAATTAGATGACGTCGACCTACGGTTGGAATCGACTCAACCCGATGAGCATCAACAGTTGATCAAAACAACGATGTCCTATCTGACAACTTTTCTTCAGAAGGAGAATTATTTAAATGCGGTGTTGGAGAACAAGAGGCTGGGTGTATTAATTCCGGAGCAATCCAACCAGGCGACGATAGAGTGGCTTGAGCATCTCATTCAGGAGGTTGCCAAGCATTCCGCTTTTACAATCACCGTCGGACTCGGTAATCCGGTGCACGAGTTGGAAGCGATCAAAAAGTCTTATGAAGAAGCCAATCAAGCCTTGGGACAGAAAATGTTCAACGGCAAAGGAAGAGTGCTTCCCTTTTCAACGACTCAGTTTAATCTGGAATCCTCCCAACAAATACTGGGTTCTGCAGATGATCTTCTAACCCAGCTTTTTTACGCTATCCAAAACTATCAACTGGTTGATATATATGACCTGTTGGAGCAATTGGGAACTCTCATTCTGAAGCTGGAGAGCCGCAATTCAGTCTATCATTTCACGATCTATGTATTTGGAAAAGTGAATGATTTCCTGAACGAAAAGAATGAGAATATCTATGATTTGCTGGAGTGGGACTTTCACGATCTGGATATTATTTATCAATTCGAAACGGTGCAGGATCTTCGGGATTGGCTGAGGAAAAGGATGTTTCAAATCTCTGAATTGCTGCATAATAAATTGGCTAAACGGAATAAGAAGCTGATCGAAAAAGTAGAGTTGTATATTCTTGAACATTATGAAGAAGGGATTACACTCAAAGATTTAGCCAAGCATTTTCTATACTCGCCTAATCATCTGGGGCAAATGTTCAAGGAAGAAACTTCGATGCATTTTTCAGACTATATTTTGAACCTGAGACTGGATCGGGTGAAGCAGTTATTGGATGATCCTACCATGAAGATTTATGAGGCGGCGGACCGATTGGGATTTAAGAATATGACCCATTTTTACCGATTATTCAAAAAAAGGTTTGGATTCTCGCCCGGGGACTATCGAAAGAAGGGGTAA
- a CDS encoding extracellular solute-binding protein, whose amino-acid sequence MRRSKQLIFVIAIALIVMSLVAAGCSNNSGNNGSKGTNEATNTATNAPAKNEENSDPSALAELSGLNFSWYIHYDWAVPEPWAQDPTSQWIKEQKGVNIEYVQSGGAAGQKFNTMIVSDQLPDVITLDRSADMEKLVQAGQLVPISKYVDKYPNLKKWAGDKTLGLLKSSDGELYGFPNWYGGANGNTGWAVNKEIYKALGSPKLETYEDLEAYLKKVKEAYPNVIPLETGELSPGGIIQAGNLIYSGYGEEKTTFFLDNLKAYPENNQFQSILKDPALLDSVKQLNKLFNEKLITQDAFTQKSDQLQEKLKTGRVAVVGLNNIFQVQEGHAVLAEKNADHGYQVIPPLHGKGLDLAKIKPANFSTLGWNVSVITKNAKDPEKIFAFMDWATSEEGQQLFTFGPKGLLWDEADADGVPIPNDKAKTITQADKDKLKIGSGNYFANSILHQNLIDLNEERYVEKKPSQFDGPSAIKVLKASSYDTTEFEGIQPMPDTDLGIIYGQVKDIMKEAYARAIFADTSEQAVQIINKAQTDAEAAGYDQVLKYMTDKWQENLKKVSG is encoded by the coding sequence ATGAGAAGGTCTAAACAATTGATATTTGTAATCGCCATCGCTTTAATTGTCATGAGTCTTGTAGCGGCAGGCTGCAGTAACAACTCGGGTAACAATGGGAGTAAGGGCACGAATGAAGCAACGAATACAGCAACAAATGCCCCGGCTAAGAATGAAGAGAATTCTGATCCATCCGCTCTGGCGGAACTAAGCGGTCTGAACTTTAGCTGGTATATTCACTACGATTGGGCTGTACCGGAACCATGGGCTCAGGATCCTACATCCCAATGGATTAAGGAACAAAAAGGCGTCAATATCGAATACGTTCAATCCGGCGGCGCAGCAGGGCAGAAGTTCAACACGATGATTGTGTCAGACCAATTGCCAGATGTAATCACGTTGGATCGCAGCGCGGATATGGAGAAATTAGTTCAGGCAGGACAATTGGTTCCCATTAGCAAATACGTCGATAAATACCCGAATCTTAAAAAATGGGCAGGAGATAAAACGCTGGGATTGTTGAAATCTTCTGACGGCGAGCTGTACGGCTTTCCGAACTGGTATGGCGGCGCAAACGGGAATACAGGCTGGGCTGTAAACAAAGAAATTTACAAGGCGCTGGGTTCGCCTAAATTGGAAACCTACGAAGATCTTGAAGCTTATCTGAAGAAAGTGAAGGAAGCTTATCCGAATGTCATCCCGCTGGAAACCGGCGAGCTTTCCCCTGGCGGTATTATCCAGGCAGGCAATCTTATCTACTCAGGATATGGCGAGGAGAAGACGACATTCTTCCTAGATAACTTGAAAGCTTATCCTGAAAACAATCAATTCCAATCGATACTGAAAGATCCTGCGTTGTTAGATTCAGTGAAACAGCTGAACAAATTGTTCAATGAGAAGTTGATCACACAGGATGCTTTTACGCAAAAAAGTGATCAGCTCCAGGAAAAGTTAAAGACTGGCCGAGTAGCCGTAGTAGGACTAAATAATATCTTCCAGGTACAAGAAGGTCATGCCGTCTTGGCGGAAAAGAATGCTGACCATGGCTACCAGGTTATCCCGCCCCTTCATGGGAAAGGACTGGATCTAGCGAAGATTAAACCGGCAAATTTCTCAACGCTGGGTTGGAATGTGAGCGTCATTACGAAGAATGCCAAGGATCCCGAGAAAATCTTCGCCTTCATGGATTGGGCTACCTCGGAAGAAGGGCAGCAGTTGTTTACGTTCGGACCGAAAGGGTTGCTGTGGGATGAAGCGGACGCTGACGGCGTACCGATTCCTAATGACAAAGCGAAGACGATTACACAGGCGGATAAAGACAAGTTGAAGATTGGTTCCGGTAACTATTTTGCAAACTCCATATTGCATCAAAACCTGATTGATCTGAATGAAGAACGTTATGTAGAGAAGAAGCCAAGTCAATTTGACGGACCTTCCGCGATTAAGGTTCTGAAAGCAAGCTCCTATGATACTACTGAATTTGAGGGTATTCAGCCTATGCCGGACACAGATCTGGGAATCATCTATGGTCAAGTCAAAGATATTATGAAAGAGGCCTATGCTCGTGCTATTTTTGCAGATACCAGTGAACAAGCTGTTCAAATTATCAATAAAGCGCAAACTGATGCAGAAGCAGCAGGGTATGATCAAGTTCTGAAATACATGACGGACAAATGGCAAGAAAATTTGAAGAAAGTTAGCGGCTAA